The Gimibacter soli genome includes a region encoding these proteins:
- a CDS encoding TonB-dependent receptor: MNTIIVEREAVRGDGPSRARLLLCGTSLAALLTVGLAAPANAAEGDEVAFEEIVVTGIRKSLKESADIKRNARGVVDGVVAEDIGKFPDSNIAESLQRITGVAINRQAGEGSQVTVRGFGAGFNQVTINGRTMPTADIPVIGGDGQGLLGQASDRAFDFSTLASESVSSMQVYKSGRADIASGGVGATINVNTRKPLDNDAGLTGTVVAKAAHDTHVDQGNKVTPELAGFMSWSNDESNFGVALFAGYSKRDSAAGAIRNAGWDVISADAVLDPSSGLLTNNAKVTGLPTDGRNVAIARDSRYQFTELSRERINGQAVIQFNPTERFRFTADALYAESSAKEDRTDLSNWFDRPFDQLAFDDNPVATSVFLSENKGGGVKDFALQQSHSATKDKLESFGVNLEFDATDGLTFILDGHTSKASVRPDARTGFAQTNVGMAMPVVLNHSVDYSSGFPQIVVNRDDSIRSNGDGVYDLNDVSTQISNDNRDIYQLNDIDQIDLRGEWDLDDKTKFTFGANYRTQRNETYEALYQQVMGNWGANNPGDVERLAPGALELYDWDDAFKEFPIPSGLVGVRGNALDIFEAASAYYLSQGNTLNLQQENFDIVEEDVLSFYGQFDGEFDLADRRVRFSAGLRYEQTDVTAFSQSAPTTEIVWQGDQDFARVAGAGQGGFSVDGSYHNFLPNLDLAIDLTDTFVTRFSYSKTMSRTGYDNLKASTSLSQPSGPTALGGTLTANTGTPGLLPLVSENFDVSFEWYYGDDDWLSVGLFHKNVKNFVGSRTVQENLFGIRNATSGEAGTRSGQALDALQSIGITATNAHLFAMSALIDQLGSVNDAVSTFQAHVVNGALDPAYYVSVETDYDVRANGNDPLWIIDVTRPLNIESAAIRGIELAGQHFFGDTGFGIAASYTLVDGDIGYDVTKSPTESQFALEGLSDTANLTLIYEKDRISARASYNWRDKFLSDANRGDSYNNPTFTDSFATIDVSVSYNVTDDLVVSLDAINITGENTYQYNRAPNQLWFARENAPRFFLGARYKF, encoded by the coding sequence ATGAATACGATTATTGTTGAGCGTGAAGCAGTCAGGGGCGATGGGCCCTCACGTGCGAGGCTGTTACTATGTGGTACATCGCTTGCTGCTTTGCTAACTGTCGGTCTCGCGGCACCAGCAAATGCTGCTGAAGGCGATGAGGTTGCGTTTGAAGAGATCGTTGTTACGGGTATACGGAAATCATTGAAGGAAAGTGCCGACATCAAACGCAACGCTCGTGGCGTTGTTGATGGGGTCGTCGCTGAAGATATCGGCAAATTTCCAGATTCAAACATTGCGGAATCGTTGCAGCGAATTACCGGTGTTGCGATCAACCGTCAGGCAGGTGAGGGATCGCAGGTTACCGTTCGTGGATTTGGCGCTGGCTTTAACCAGGTGACCATCAATGGTCGTACAATGCCTACGGCTGACATTCCGGTTATCGGTGGAGATGGGCAAGGGTTGCTTGGACAAGCCAGCGACAGGGCCTTTGATTTTTCGACGCTCGCTTCAGAGAGTGTCTCTTCAATGCAGGTTTACAAGTCGGGCAGGGCAGACATCGCCTCAGGTGGTGTTGGCGCGACCATTAACGTCAATACCCGGAAGCCGCTCGACAATGATGCGGGTTTGACCGGGACTGTTGTTGCCAAAGCAGCACACGACACTCACGTCGACCAAGGCAATAAGGTAACTCCCGAACTTGCTGGCTTCATGAGCTGGAGCAACGACGAGAGCAATTTCGGCGTGGCATTGTTCGCAGGATATTCAAAGCGTGACTCTGCTGCGGGGGCCATTCGGAATGCCGGATGGGATGTAATCTCAGCCGATGCTGTTCTGGACCCAAGTAGCGGGCTCCTGACAAATAATGCCAAAGTAACCGGCCTTCCAACTGATGGTCGTAATGTGGCCATCGCTCGTGATAGCCGATATCAGTTTACTGAACTGTCCCGCGAGCGGATTAATGGGCAAGCTGTCATTCAGTTCAACCCGACTGAGCGTTTTCGTTTTACAGCGGATGCCCTCTATGCGGAATCGAGCGCAAAGGAAGATCGGACTGATCTCAGCAACTGGTTTGATAGGCCATTCGATCAGTTGGCATTCGATGACAACCCAGTCGCTACGTCAGTATTCTTGTCAGAGAACAAGGGTGGCGGTGTTAAAGACTTTGCTCTGCAGCAGAGCCATAGCGCAACCAAAGACAAGCTTGAGTCATTTGGCGTTAATCTGGAGTTCGATGCCACGGATGGCTTGACGTTTATCCTGGATGGTCACACGTCCAAAGCTTCCGTACGGCCAGATGCAAGGACCGGATTTGCCCAGACAAACGTAGGTATGGCCATGCCGGTGGTTCTGAACCATTCGGTGGACTATTCCTCTGGATTCCCGCAAATCGTGGTTAATCGTGACGATTCTATCCGAAGCAATGGCGATGGTGTCTACGACCTCAACGATGTCTCAACCCAGATATCAAACGACAACCGCGATATTTACCAGCTCAATGACATCGACCAGATTGATTTGCGTGGTGAATGGGATCTTGATGATAAGACCAAGTTCACCTTTGGTGCCAATTATCGCACTCAGCGGAACGAGACGTATGAGGCACTTTATCAGCAGGTTATGGGCAACTGGGGTGCAAATAACCCAGGCGATGTAGAGCGTTTGGCACCTGGCGCATTGGAGCTTTACGATTGGGATGATGCCTTCAAAGAATTTCCTATCCCGTCGGGTCTTGTGGGTGTTCGTGGTAATGCACTCGACATCTTTGAGGCAGCATCCGCGTACTATCTGAGCCAAGGCAATACGCTTAACCTGCAGCAGGAGAACTTTGACATTGTCGAAGAAGATGTTCTCTCCTTCTATGGTCAGTTTGACGGTGAGTTCGATTTGGCGGATCGGCGCGTCCGCTTCAGTGCCGGCTTAAGATATGAACAAACTGATGTTACTGCTTTCTCTCAGTCTGCACCAACGACCGAAATTGTTTGGCAGGGCGACCAAGACTTTGCCCGCGTTGCCGGCGCAGGCCAAGGCGGATTCTCGGTCGATGGATCTTACCACAATTTCCTGCCTAATCTGGATCTTGCAATCGATTTGACAGATACGTTCGTAACCCGCTTCTCGTACAGTAAGACTATGTCGCGGACGGGATATGACAATCTGAAGGCAAGTACTTCTTTGTCGCAGCCTTCAGGCCCGACCGCGCTCGGTGGTACACTCACAGCGAACACAGGAACTCCTGGACTATTGCCGCTGGTATCCGAGAACTTTGACGTGTCGTTCGAATGGTATTATGGGGACGATGACTGGCTGTCCGTAGGGCTGTTCCACAAAAATGTGAAGAACTTTGTAGGTAGCCGTACAGTTCAAGAGAATCTCTTCGGCATCCGTAACGCTACTTCGGGTGAGGCAGGTACGCGGTCTGGACAGGCGCTTGATGCCCTGCAAAGTATCGGCATTACCGCGACCAACGCGCATCTATTCGCCATGTCCGCCCTCATTGATCAACTTGGTTCAGTTAACGATGCCGTTTCAACCTTCCAGGCTCACGTCGTGAATGGAGCATTGGATCCAGCGTATTATGTTAGCGTCGAAACTGACTATGACGTTCGAGCAAATGGAAATGATCCCCTATGGATCATTGACGTTACTCGCCCCCTCAACATTGAATCGGCAGCTATTCGGGGTATTGAGCTCGCGGGCCAACACTTCTTTGGGGACACAGGGTTTGGTATTGCTGCAAGCTATACGCTTGTCGACGGTGATATCGGCTATGATGTGACCAAATCCCCAACCGAAAGCCAGTTTGCGCTTGAGGGGCTTAGCGATACGGCGAACCTTACACTGATTTACGAGAAGGACCGGATTTCGGCTCGGGCCTCGTATAACTGGAGGGATAAGTTCCTTTCTGATGCGAACCGGGGGGATAGTTACAATAACCCGACATTCACTGACTCGTTCGCCACAATCGATGTGAGCGTAAGCTATAACGTGACTGATGATCTCGTCGTCTCGCTTGATGCGATCAATATAACTGGCGAGAACACCTACCAATATAACAGGGCGCCAAATCAGCTTTGGTTTGCGCGTGAAAACGCCCCGCGTTTCTTCCTTGGGGCGCGCTATAAGTTCTAA
- a CDS encoding LacI family DNA-binding transcriptional regulator, which yields MATIRDVASLAGVSRATVTRALQEPDKVSPARLSRVKEAIRVLGYRPNMLSQTFRKNQARTIVVLAPNLANPFFSKVIAGIVAAADERDFRVLVGATDGSVSKEFDFVRMVESRLADGIIQMNPFTLSERNAVLPHQHVPAVSVAGVPGTPYSCVRIDNRAAAKECILHLAASGHQKIGIVTGPTHNSNTMVRLEGVKAGLEEAGLSYNPNLVREGDFRMLSGLQATESLMQDGPDPKPTAIFCMNDEMALGAIRALHTLNLRVPEDVSIVGFDSLDFSAFFMPPLTTVEQPGYDMGVSSANILADIIEGVSAGQESHDVVLPYRFIIRQSTAPVRVD from the coding sequence GTGGCCACGATTAGAGATGTTGCAAGTCTTGCTGGAGTGTCTCGAGCGACCGTCACGCGTGCCCTGCAAGAGCCAGACAAAGTTTCTCCAGCGCGCCTATCAAGGGTCAAGGAGGCTATCAGGGTTCTGGGCTATAGGCCCAACATGTTGTCCCAGACATTCAGGAAAAATCAGGCTCGTACAATAGTGGTCTTGGCGCCGAACTTGGCTAATCCATTTTTCTCAAAAGTAATCGCGGGCATTGTGGCAGCTGCTGATGAACGCGACTTTAGGGTCCTCGTTGGCGCGACGGACGGTTCGGTTAGCAAAGAGTTTGACTTTGTCCGTATGGTGGAATCTCGTCTGGCTGACGGCATTATCCAGATGAATCCGTTCACGCTATCGGAAAGGAATGCTGTTTTGCCTCATCAACACGTGCCGGCCGTCAGCGTAGCTGGAGTGCCAGGAACGCCTTACTCATGTGTACGAATAGATAACAGAGCAGCTGCAAAGGAGTGCATTTTACACTTGGCAGCGTCAGGGCATCAGAAAATTGGGATCGTAACCGGTCCGACCCACAATAGTAACACTATGGTCAGGCTTGAAGGGGTCAAAGCCGGCCTGGAGGAGGCCGGGTTGTCCTACAATCCGAACTTGGTTCGGGAGGGTGATTTCCGAATGCTTTCTGGCCTTCAAGCAACAGAAAGTTTAATGCAGGATGGTCCCGACCCTAAGCCTACGGCCATTTTTTGCATGAATGACGAAATGGCGCTTGGCGCTATTAGAGCCCTGCATACGCTTAATTTACGCGTGCCGGAAGATGTATCAATTGTTGGATTTGATAGCTTAGATTTTTCTGCATTCTTTATGCCTCCCCTCACAACTGTCGAGCAGCCTGGGTATGATATGGGTGTCAGCAGCGCAAACATTTTGGCTGACATAATTGAGGGAGTGTCGGCAGGCCAGGAATCACATGACGTTGTCCTGCCTTATCGCTTCATCATACGCCAGAGTACGGCGCCGGTCAGGGTGGACTGA
- a CDS encoding sugar-binding protein, whose product MRLKPFLAAGILGLPVLALDVHADDVIFADTAPVIDGAMDKIWSKTEWLPIDKHIAGAVPGESDFSGRYKLLWDSEYLYVIAEIVDDILYDGNADPRDRYWDDDCLEIFVDEDASGGNHLNDFNAFAYHIALDGNVVDIGRAFPSGGAAILLLNDHVRSEWTRQAEPPFKVIWEVAIKLFGKEFDPDRTDNIPVRLHEGKQVGFMVAYCDNDGSPEREHFLGSQSIAPVNGDKNLGYITASVFGRLRLVN is encoded by the coding sequence ATGAGGCTGAAACCTTTCTTAGCGGCTGGCATATTGGGGTTACCAGTTCTGGCGCTTGACGTGCACGCCGACGACGTAATTTTTGCCGATACCGCACCAGTTATAGATGGCGCCATGGATAAGATTTGGAGCAAAACTGAATGGCTCCCAATCGACAAACATATTGCAGGGGCTGTCCCGGGTGAGAGCGATTTTAGCGGGCGCTATAAACTGCTTTGGGATTCAGAATATCTCTACGTTATCGCCGAAATTGTTGATGACATCTTGTACGATGGCAATGCTGATCCACGCGACCGATATTGGGACGATGACTGTCTGGAAATTTTTGTGGATGAGGATGCTTCTGGTGGGAACCATCTGAATGATTTTAATGCGTTTGCCTACCACATTGCGCTCGACGGTAATGTTGTGGATATCGGGCGCGCTTTTCCGTCAGGAGGGGCAGCGATACTGCTGTTGAATGACCATGTAAGAAGTGAGTGGACACGGCAAGCTGAGCCCCCCTTCAAAGTGATCTGGGAGGTGGCTATCAAGCTCTTTGGAAAAGAGTTTGACCCAGATCGCACTGACAACATTCCTGTCAGACTGCACGAAGGGAAGCAGGTCGGCTTTATGGTTGCGTATTGCGATAATGATGGCAGCCCGGAACGGGAGCATTTTTTGGGATCGCAAAGTATTGCGCCTGTCAATGGGGATAAAAATTTAGGCTACATAACAGCATCGGTTTTCGGCAGGTTAAGGTTAGTAAATTGA
- a CDS encoding GH36-type glycosyl hydrolase domain-containing protein, whose protein sequence is MRAGSDAVVHRQGSDVVLTDPLAMPQAGSFLWNPEMMVQMTCRGYATAQYMQPEPTKYSKGPVLEATTFMQPEHPYYSHHSGRFFYVKDRQNGELFSAPYEPVRAAVDTFEFVAATDALKWSIVRQGIEIYIELRLPKAGIAELWSLRVKNVDDRPRCLSIYPAFTFGFLSWMNQGSTYDCELQALIANFVTPYQRVADYFKHQHFRDKSFLMAEIKPDAWCARLSAFEGEGGMHRPDGVMAEALGNEVADYELPFAAFQYDVTLNPGEKFDARFVFGPAKDQAELVFIRRKYFGDCQAFVRECQLGSEYVASGNGVIQIETEDQGFDHFVNHWMTRQVHYLGATNRLTTDPQTRNYLQDHMGMSYVAPQNMRQAIICALSQQKFSGEMPDGILLHPEASLKYINQVPHTDHCIWLPVCITAYLNETADYGILEEPVPYVDYDQPETVGRHITKAMRWIAQNCDGRGLCLIAEGDWCDPMNMVGYQGKGVSSWLTLAAAYAADQWADILECVGEQSVASDMRGLAEAYRQAANAHFWDRQWYARGITDDGVAFGVASDDEGSIYLNPQSWAMLARAADAQQLQKMLEAIETHLASPYGVAMLAPPYTKMREDVGRLTQKFPGTAENGSVYNHASAFLAFSLFEVGKPDRAFEVLRKMLPSETDCVARGQLPVYIPNYYRGAHRSLPRTSGRSSQLFNTGSVAWFARIVIERLFGLEGCAEGLRVNPSLPSHWKKAHVTRRFRGAIFNVTYSKRSGVAETHVYLNGEILQDRIVRNVVEGREYVLDVVIAQDGELV, encoded by the coding sequence ATGCGGGCAGGCTCTGATGCGGTTGTGCACCGGCAAGGATCTGACGTCGTGCTGACAGACCCTTTGGCAATGCCACAAGCAGGTAGCTTTCTTTGGAATCCTGAAATGATGGTCCAAATGACTTGCCGAGGATATGCAACCGCGCAGTACATGCAGCCAGAGCCGACAAAATATTCTAAGGGGCCTGTGCTTGAAGCGACCACATTTATGCAGCCGGAGCACCCATACTATTCACATCATAGCGGTCGTTTTTTCTATGTGAAGGATCGCCAGAATGGCGAGCTTTTTTCTGCACCGTATGAACCCGTTCGGGCAGCGGTTGATACATTCGAATTTGTGGCAGCCACTGATGCGCTGAAGTGGTCGATAGTCCGCCAGGGTATTGAAATCTATATCGAGTTGCGGCTGCCCAAAGCGGGAATTGCGGAGCTCTGGTCGTTGCGTGTGAAGAATGTCGATGATCGTCCAAGATGCCTGTCTATATATCCAGCTTTCACTTTTGGGTTTCTTTCATGGATGAACCAGGGAAGCACATATGATTGTGAACTTCAGGCGCTGATTGCTAATTTCGTAACCCCCTACCAGCGCGTTGCAGATTACTTCAAGCACCAACATTTTCGGGACAAGAGCTTTCTTATGGCAGAAATCAAGCCTGACGCTTGGTGTGCTCGCCTTTCTGCCTTCGAGGGCGAAGGAGGTATGCACCGCCCGGATGGGGTTATGGCTGAAGCGCTTGGAAATGAAGTGGCTGACTATGAACTGCCGTTTGCGGCATTTCAGTATGATGTCACATTGAATCCAGGAGAGAAGTTTGATGCACGTTTTGTTTTTGGGCCTGCAAAAGATCAGGCCGAACTTGTCTTTATCCGAAGAAAGTATTTTGGAGACTGCCAGGCTTTCGTGAGGGAGTGCCAGCTTGGAAGTGAGTATGTTGCTTCAGGCAATGGTGTAATCCAAATCGAGACAGAAGATCAGGGGTTTGATCACTTCGTAAATCATTGGATGACCAGACAGGTGCATTATCTTGGTGCCACCAATCGCCTGACTACTGATCCGCAAACTCGAAACTATTTGCAGGACCATATGGGCATGTCCTATGTGGCGCCTCAAAATATGAGGCAGGCAATCATTTGTGCATTGTCGCAACAAAAATTTAGCGGCGAAATGCCGGATGGAATACTGCTGCATCCTGAGGCATCGCTAAAATATATCAATCAGGTGCCTCATACTGACCATTGTATCTGGCTGCCCGTATGTATCACCGCTTATCTGAATGAAACGGCAGATTATGGGATACTTGAAGAACCAGTTCCCTATGTCGATTACGATCAGCCGGAAACAGTTGGTCGACACATCACAAAAGCAATGCGATGGATCGCCCAGAATTGTGATGGTCGCGGACTTTGCTTAATTGCGGAGGGGGACTGGTGCGACCCGATGAACATGGTCGGGTACCAAGGTAAGGGGGTTTCAAGCTGGCTAACATTGGCGGCCGCCTATGCCGCAGATCAATGGGCGGACATTCTTGAATGTGTCGGTGAGCAGTCAGTTGCATCCGATATGAGGGGCCTGGCGGAAGCATACAGGCAGGCTGCAAATGCCCACTTCTGGGATAGGCAATGGTACGCACGTGGTATCACCGATGATGGTGTGGCTTTTGGAGTGGCTTCTGATGATGAAGGGTCAATATATTTAAACCCTCAAAGTTGGGCAATGTTGGCTCGCGCAGCTGATGCTCAACAATTGCAGAAAATGTTGGAAGCTATTGAGACGCATCTTGCTTCACCATATGGCGTTGCGATGTTAGCGCCGCCCTATACAAAAATGAGGGAGGATGTAGGGAGACTGACGCAGAAATTCCCAGGCACTGCTGAGAATGGCTCCGTATATAATCATGCTTCTGCATTTCTCGCCTTCAGTCTGTTTGAGGTAGGTAAACCCGATCGTGCGTTTGAGGTGTTGCGGAAGATGCTGCCCAGTGAAACGGATTGCGTCGCTCGTGGCCAGCTCCCCGTTTATATCCCAAATTACTACAGAGGTGCGCACCGATCGCTCCCGAGAACATCTGGGAGGTCAAGTCAGCTTTTTAACACCGGCTCCGTGGCATGGTTCGCCAGGATTGTCATAGAGCGACTTTTTGGGCTGGAGGGATGCGCTGAGGGATTGCGGGTCAATCCGTCACTTCCTTCTCACTGGAAAAAGGCACATGTAACTCGCCGCTTTCGGGGGGCAATATTCAATGTGACTTACAGTAAGCGTTCAGGGGTTGCTGAGACACATGTTTACTTAAACGGGGAGATACTTCAGGACCGCATCGTAAGAAACGTCGTTGAGGGTCGCGAGTATGTTTTGGATGTCGTGATTGCGCAAGACGGGGAACTTGTATGA
- a CDS encoding MFS transporter, producing MTKLSLREKVGYALGDVASNFYWRIFDLFLLIFYTDVFGLPAAAVGTMMLVARIIDALTDPLMGGLADRTRSRFGKFRPYLLWGIVPLVFAGVLTFTTPDLDVDGKLLWAYATYVFMMLSYTFINVPYGALIGVMTSDSHDRTVLTSFRFIGAFTGGSIVAYLTPELVALLGQGDEVRGWQMTMALYGLVAALLFLITFLSVRERVSPISREQASLWVDIKDLGRNKPWLVLFSLALVIMITITLRASTGTFYLKYYVDRPDLIGAFSMTYMLALMMGAAITPLLTKFMGKKQLMLILMCAVTILSAAFYFIPRDQVLLMFVMQALIGICLGPKSPLVFSMYADTADYSEWHTGRRATAMVFAAAAFSQKLGGALAAALIGWLLGALGYAANQVQTSTSEAGIVMLMTIIPAVFAGLSVLLVRIYPLDEQSVETINLDLASQRAVIGKE from the coding sequence ATGACAAAGCTGAGCCTTCGGGAAAAGGTGGGGTATGCGCTCGGAGATGTTGCTTCAAACTTCTATTGGCGCATCTTCGACTTGTTCTTGCTGATATTCTATACGGATGTTTTTGGATTGCCGGCGGCAGCGGTTGGCACGATGATGCTTGTCGCCCGAATTATCGACGCGCTAACCGATCCTTTGATGGGGGGATTGGCTGATCGCACAAGAAGTCGTTTCGGTAAGTTCCGCCCATATCTCTTATGGGGCATAGTTCCACTCGTCTTTGCTGGTGTTTTGACGTTCACGACACCTGACTTGGACGTTGATGGTAAGCTGCTGTGGGCTTACGCAACTTACGTTTTCATGATGCTTTCCTATACCTTTATCAATGTTCCGTATGGTGCGCTGATAGGCGTCATGACGAGTGACAGTCATGATCGGACGGTTCTAACCAGCTTTCGGTTCATCGGTGCTTTCACAGGCGGAAGTATCGTGGCCTACCTTACGCCAGAGTTAGTTGCATTGTTAGGGCAGGGCGACGAAGTCAGGGGATGGCAAATGACCATGGCATTGTATGGTCTGGTGGCTGCGCTGCTTTTTCTGATTACTTTTCTGTCAGTCCGAGAGAGAGTTTCGCCTATCTCGCGAGAGCAGGCTTCTCTGTGGGTAGACATAAAGGACCTTGGCAGGAACAAGCCGTGGCTAGTGCTGTTCTCTTTGGCGTTGGTGATAATGATTACAATCACGCTGCGTGCCAGTACAGGTACCTTTTATCTTAAATATTATGTTGATCGGCCAGATCTGATTGGCGCGTTCAGCATGACCTATATGCTGGCGTTGATGATGGGCGCGGCAATAACGCCACTTCTTACGAAGTTTATGGGTAAGAAGCAATTGATGCTTATCCTCATGTGTGCTGTAACGATTTTGTCCGCCGCATTTTATTTCATTCCCCGCGACCAAGTATTGCTGATGTTTGTGATGCAGGCACTGATCGGTATTTGTCTCGGGCCGAAGTCTCCGCTTGTGTTCTCCATGTATGCGGACACAGCAGATTATTCCGAATGGCATACTGGTAGGCGTGCGACGGCTATGGTGTTTGCGGCCGCTGCTTTCTCCCAGAAGCTTGGTGGTGCACTAGCTGCAGCACTTATAGGCTGGCTTTTAGGGGCACTCGGCTATGCCGCAAATCAGGTTCAGACCAGTACATCTGAGGCAGGGATTGTCATGCTAATGACAATCATTCCCGCCGTCTTTGCGGGCCTTTCCGTGCTGCTGGTCCGCATCTACCCGCTTGATGAGCAATCTGTTGAAACTATCAATCTAGACCTCGCCTCCCAGCGAGCGGTAATCGGTAAGGAGTAA
- a CDS encoding LacI family DNA-binding transcriptional regulator translates to MATKKKSNVTIADVARFAGVSVTTVSRILNGEKYVREDKKKAVTAAVEKLGYRPSLYARSLAGHRSYVIGLLLDDPQGDYLSGIQRGLLRASKIGGLHVLVELFDNDTTFEQVDSFLSSLSLSGAILTPPICDNQVVLAALAKRKIPTVRIAPGRPFGEMTDIKIDNFKAAYRMTEHLIELGHKDIAFITGDAQHADARERVQGFKSAMNDHGLRINPEYICEGTYVFSSGVAAAKRLLNHEKRPSAIFASNDEMAAAVLMVAHEADLNVPQDLSVAGFDDLALASFVTPPLTTIRQPIEEMATAAAARLLDIHLNRNGAPEPAPIILDFSFVKRESTTKFRP, encoded by the coding sequence ATGGCAACAAAGAAAAAATCCAACGTGACGATCGCTGATGTCGCGCGCTTTGCCGGCGTATCTGTCACGACGGTTTCCAGAATTCTGAACGGCGAAAAATATGTTCGAGAGGACAAAAAAAAAGCCGTAACGGCTGCCGTCGAAAAGCTGGGCTATCGCCCAAGCCTTTACGCGAGAAGTCTGGCCGGACACCGATCATATGTTATCGGTTTGCTATTGGATGATCCTCAGGGGGATTATCTCTCCGGTATTCAGCGCGGCCTTTTACGCGCTTCGAAAATCGGCGGGCTTCATGTTCTGGTAGAATTATTTGACAACGATACCACCTTCGAACAGGTCGATTCCTTCCTATCGAGTCTCAGTCTATCTGGTGCAATCCTTACCCCGCCAATTTGCGACAATCAGGTAGTTTTGGCGGCACTCGCAAAGAGAAAAATACCAACCGTCAGAATCGCCCCAGGACGCCCTTTCGGGGAAATGACAGATATTAAAATCGATAATTTTAAAGCGGCATACCGCATGACTGAGCACCTTATCGAGTTGGGACATAAGGATATTGCCTTCATTACAGGCGATGCCCAGCATGCCGATGCCAGAGAACGCGTTCAAGGCTTCAAAAGCGCCATGAACGACCACGGCTTACGTATAAATCCTGAATATATATGCGAAGGCACATATGTGTTCAGCTCTGGCGTTGCCGCAGCGAAACGCTTGCTTAACCACGAGAAAAGACCATCGGCGATCTTTGCCTCCAATGATGAAATGGCCGCCGCTGTTCTCATGGTTGCCCACGAAGCCGATTTGAATGTTCCTCAAGATCTATCGGTCGCAGGGTTTGACGATTTGGCCCTCGCTTCATTTGTCACCCCTCCCCTTACGACCATCAGACAACCCATCGAAGAGATGGCTACAGCTGCAGCCGCACGGCTTCTTGATATCCACCTGAATCGAAATGGCGCGCCTGAGCCTGCCCCGATCATTCTGGACTTCTCCTTTGTGAAACGTGAGTCCACGACAAAATTCCGCCCCTAA